A single Chaetodon trifascialis isolate fChaTrf1 chromosome 18, fChaTrf1.hap1, whole genome shotgun sequence DNA region contains:
- the LOC139347170 gene encoding cyclic nucleotide-gated channel beta-3-like, whose translation MEEEEEEEEEEEEEEEEEEETRPGAAACQPTAAPRDPVPFSHHWFIDMFGKFKGLMRGPQAPAASGTTRVAADPAPAPAPAPAPAPAPAPAPAPAPAPAPAPAPAPAPAPAPAPASAPAPAPVPAPAPTAAPANPDQAGPEGQEAAPPPPPPIVINKYSDEQLRAIVKLMRERLQLYKDKVADKYASSPESSPPVTPLLRKDHYAKVIEERKRQAEEERIQKEEAEKKKKEEAEKKKKEAEQKKKEDEEKKKAESEQKKKEEEEKKDIKTKLTEAAWISVDMALKPIEDQMDYVIGKTIDPFTDRLYIAWLSLVTLAFNYNTWFITARLCFPYHTESAIPYWFALDLLADLIYLTDSIIFQPRKQFVKGGDIIKDRVMTKKNYRETDRFMMDMLSLMPFDLLYFQFGFKSIFRANRLLKADTFFEFSDRLESLMAKAYIWRVIRTIGYLLFMLHLNACLYYVASEYQGIGKTKWVYSGIGSAYLRCYYFAVRSLINIGGLNEPHTVFEITFQMTNFFTGVFVFSSLIGQMRDVIGAATAGQTYFRSSMDNTVAYMVTNHIPSMVQNRVRSWYTYTWDAQGMLDESELLDKMPLVMRTAIAVDINLATFQKIDLFKGCDQQMLVDMLLRLKSIIYLPGDFVVKKGDIGKEMYIIKSGAVQVVGGPDNSIVFVTLKAGCVFGEISLLQSSKDGGNRRTANVKAYGFANLFVLEKKDLFDILVHYPESQKVLARKGRKLMRAKGPAAAKAEEERKKGLALFGPKPPTPKMLRAVGGTINRTVIDKIKTAAGGQ comes from the exons GTTTATAGACATGTTTGGCAAGTTTAAGGGCCTGATGAGGGGCCCACAGGCACCAGCAGCTTCAGGAACCACCAGAGTAGCCGCTGacccagctccagctccagctcctgctccagctcctgctccagctcctgctccagctcctgctccagctccagctccagctccagctccagctccagctccagctccagctccagctccggCTCCGGC ctcagctccagctccagcccctGTGCCGGCACCGGCTCCGACAGCAGCTCCAGCTAACCCTGATCAAGCTGGACCTGAGGG ACAAGAGGCAGCCCCTCCTCCGCCACCACCTATCGTCATCAACAAGTACTCAGATGAGCAACTCAGAGCCATCGTCAAActgatgagagagagactgcagctCTACAAGGATAAAGTGGCCGATAAGTACGCTTCATCCCCAGAGAGCAGTCCTCCAGTCA CCCCTCTGCTACGCAAAGACCACTACGCAAAAGTCatagaggagaggaaaaggcaagcagaggaggagcggatacagaaggaggaggctgagaagaagaagaaggaggaggctgagaagaagaagaaggaggccgagcagaagaagaaagaggacgaggagaaaaagaaagcagagagtgagcagaagaaaaaggaggaggaggagaagaaggacaTAAAGACCAAGCTAACAGAAGCCGCCTGGATTTCGGTGGACATGGCCCTGAAGCCAATTGAAGACCAGATGGATTACGTGATTGGGAAGACCATCGACCCTTTCACAGACCGTCTCTACATTGCCTGGCTGAGCTTGGTGACTCTGGCCTTCAACTACAATACCTGGTTCATCACCGCCCGCCTATGTTTCCCGTACCACACTGAGAGCGCCATCCCTTACTGGTTCGCCCTAGATCTGCTGGCTGACCTCATCTACCTCACAGACTCCATCATCTTCCAGCCCCGCAAACAGTTCGTCAAAGGAGGAGACATCATA aaagacagagtgatgaCAAAGAAGAactacagagaaacagacagattcATG ATGGACATGTTGTCCCTCATGCCGTTTGACCTGCTGTACTTCCAGTTCGGATTCAAATCCATTTTCAGAGCCAATCGTCTGCTGAAG GCAGATACATTTTTCGAGTTCAGCGATCGTCTAGAGAGCCTCATGGCCAAGGCTTACATCTGGAG AGTGATCAGGACCATCGGCTATCTCCTCTTTATGCTCCACCTCAACGCCTGCTTGTACTATGTGGCGTCAGAGTACCAGGGCATCGGGAAAACGAAATGGGTTTACTCTGGTATTGGCAGCGC GTACCTACGTTGTTACTACTTCGCTGTCCGCAGTCTGATCAACATCGGGGGTCTTAACGAACCCCATACGGTCTTTGAGATTACCTTTCAGATGACTAACTTTTTCACGGGCGTCTTTGTGTTCTCCAGTTTGATTGGACAG ATGAGGGATGTCATCGGTGCAGCCACAGCAGGACAGACCTACTTCAGATCCTCCATGGACAACACCGTGGCCTACATGGTGACCAACCACATCCCCTCTATGGTGCAGAACCGAGTCCGCAGCTGGTACACCTACACCTGGGATGCACAGGGCATGCTGG ATGAGTCCGAGCTGCTGGATAAGATGCCTCTGGTGATGAGAACCGCCATCGCTGTCGACATCAACCTGGCAACCTTTCAGAAGATTGATCTTTTCAAG GGCTGTGACCAGCAGATGTTGGTGGACATGTTACTGAGGCTCAAGTCTATCATCTATCTACCTGGAGACTTCGTGGTGAAGAAA GGGGACATCGGTAAAGAGATGTACATCATTAAAAGTGGAGCGGTGCAGGTGGTGGGAGGCCCTGACAACAGCATTGTGTTTGTCACACTGAAGGCtggctgtgtgtttggagaAATCAG TCTGTTGCAGTCATCCAAAGATGGAGGGAACAGGAGGACAGCTAATGTCAAAGCTTACGGTTTCGCTAACCTCTTTGTCCTGGAGAAGAAAGACCTGTTTGACATCCTGGTGCACTACCCAGAGTCTCAGAAAGTGTTGGCCAGGAAGGGCAG GAAGCTCATGAGGGCAAAGGGTCCTGCAGCAGCtaaagcagaagaggagaggaagaaaggccTGGCGCTGTTCGGACCCAAACCACCCACACCCAAAATGCTGCGTGCTGTCGGTGGAACCATTAACAGAACAGTTATTGACAAAATTAAG actgctgctggaggccagtga